The following is a genomic window from Flavobacteriales bacterium.
GCCCTCGCGCAGCCCGATGCGGTGCTTCCAGCCCAGGTTGTGCAGGCGGGTCACGTCCATCAGCTTGCGCGGCGTGCCGTCGGGCTTCTCGGTGTTCCACTTCAGCTCGCCGGTGTAGCCCACCACCTCCTTGATCATCTCGGCCAGCGCCTTGATCGTGAGGTCCTCGCCCGTGCCGATGTTGAGGAAGAGCTCCTCATCGTAGTTCTTCATCAGGAAATAGCACGCGTCGGCGAGGTCGTCCACGTGCAGGAACTCCCGCATGGGCGAACCGGTGCCCCACACCTCCACGCTCGGCGAGCGGGTCACCTTGGCGGTGTGGAACTTGCGGATGAGCGCGGGCAGCACGTGGCTGTTGTTGAGGTCGTAGTTGTCGTTGGGCCCGTAGAGGTTGGTGGGCATCGCGCTGATGTAGTTGCACCCGTACTGGCGGCGATAGCTCTCGGCCAGCTTGATGCCCGCGATCTTGGCGATGGCGTAGGGCTCGTTGGTCTGCTCGAGCAGGCCGGTGAGCAGGCTCTCCTCCTTCAACGGCTGGGGGGCCATCTTGGGGTAGATGCACGAGGAGCCCAGGAAGAGCAGCTTCTTCACCCCGTTCTCGTGCGCGGCGTGGATGATGTTGCTCTCGATCATCAGGTTCTCGTACAGGAACTGGGCGCGGTACACGTTGTTGGCGTGGATGCCCCCCACCTTGGCGGCGGCCAGGTACACGTACGCGGGCTTCTCCTGGGCGAAGAAGTCGCGCACGGCCTGCTGCTCCTTCAGGTCGAGCTCCTTGCTGGTGCGCACCACGATGCTGGCATGGCCCTCGGCCTGCAGCTTGCGCACGATGGCGCTGCCCACCATGCCGCGGTGGCCGGCCACGTAGACTTTGTCTTGCTTGTTCATGGTTCGTTGCGTGTTAGCGCGTTGACGTGTTCCGTGTTGACGCGGGTGCAACCCGCAACACGGAACACGTCAACACGCAACGGATCCGATCATTCCTGTTCGTGCAGGATCTTGTGGCCGCCCTTCTTCAGGTACACGTCGCGCTTGAAGAGCTCCACGTCGCTCGCCACCATCTCCTTCACCAGGGCCTTCAGGTCGTATTTGTGCTTCCAGCCGAGCACGCGCTTGGCCTTGGCGGGATCGCCTTCCAGGTGGTCCACCTCGGCCGGGCGGTAGTAGCGCGGGTCGATGGCCACGAGCACCTTGCCGGTCTTCTTGTCGATGCCCTGC
Proteins encoded in this region:
- a CDS encoding GDP-L-fucose synthase gives rise to the protein MNKQDKVYVAGHRGMVGSAIVRKLQAEGHASIVVRTSKELDLKEQQAVRDFFAQEKPAYVYLAAAKVGGIHANNVYRAQFLYENLMIESNIIHAAHENGVKKLLFLGSSCIYPKMAPQPLKEESLLTGLLEQTNEPYAIAKIAGIKLAESYRRQYGCNYISAMPTNLYGPNDNYDLNNSHVLPALIRKFHTAKVTRSPSVEVWGTGSPMREFLHVDDLADACYFLMKNYDEELFLNIGTGEDLTIKALAEMIKEVVGYTGELKWNTEKPDGTPRKLMDVTRLHNLGWKHRIGLREGITAVYAEFAKSELAKV